One genomic window of Candidatus Omnitrophota bacterium includes the following:
- a CDS encoding site-specific DNA-methyltransferase has protein sequence MNGRKQKLELTWIGKEEELRLEPRILIEDPKKSYGDPKSENVLIHGDNLLALKALEQDFADKIKCIYVDPPFNTGAAFEHYDDSIEHSIWLQLMRHRLGLLRNLLRDDGCIFIQLDDSEASYCKVMMDEIFGRNNYLNQISVSTNKPFGYKSTAASLFQQANQLLFYAKNKDSFVLNENKLFIEREYDTQYKWVFDNITKPENQWTWRSINEVVSEKLGFSSYAEAKKKISKQEIETEIAIFALNNANKVFRTASVTGGAFLKRKDTIKLSKENKAKIIRHPGDDMNYIFIGGERVIYYSERLIEIEGNHVPGELITDMWTDISVEGLAAEGGVDFPKGKKPEKLIQRCIELTSSIGDYVLDSFLGSGTTSAVAHKINRRWIGIELGSQANTHCLPRLKSVVNGSDQSGISKAVIWKGGGGFKFYELAPSLLRKDQHGNWVIDEKYNANMLAAAMCKHEGFKFFPDETVYWKQGKSTETDHIFVTTSFVTVEQLDKIHEEMKRGESLLICAKSFAPPCKDRHNNITIKKIPQMILGRCEFGKDNYDLNIINMSKDSSKESED, from the coding sequence ATGAACGGAAGAAAACAAAAATTAGAATTAACATGGATTGGAAAAGAAGAAGAGTTAAGGCTAGAGCCTAGAATATTAATTGAAGATCCAAAAAAATCTTATGGAGATCCGAAATCAGAAAACGTACTTATTCATGGCGATAATCTTCTAGCGCTTAAGGCACTAGAACAAGATTTTGCAGACAAAATTAAGTGTATTTATGTCGATCCACCCTTTAACACCGGAGCAGCTTTTGAGCATTATGATGATAGCATTGAACATTCAATTTGGCTTCAGTTAATGCGACATCGCTTGGGGTTGTTACGTAATTTACTTAGAGACGATGGATGTATATTTATTCAGCTTGATGATAGCGAGGCATCTTATTGTAAAGTCATGATGGATGAAATATTTGGAAGAAATAATTATCTCAATCAAATTTCCGTATCAACGAATAAGCCATTTGGATACAAAAGTACTGCCGCATCATTATTTCAACAAGCGAACCAGTTACTTTTTTATGCAAAAAACAAGGATAGTTTTGTTCTAAACGAAAATAAACTATTTATTGAGCGCGAATACGATACACAGTATAAATGGGTATTTGATAATATAACTAAACCTGAAAATCAATGGACTTGGAGAAGCATTAATGAAGTTGTTTCTGAAAAACTTGGTTTTTCTTCATATGCAGAGGCCAAGAAAAAAATATCAAAGCAGGAAATTGAAACTGAAATTGCTATATTTGCTTTAAACAATGCTAACAAGGTGTTTAGGACTGCATCCGTAACGGGTGGGGCATTTCTAAAAAGAAAAGATACAATAAAACTATCAAAAGAAAATAAGGCAAAAATTATTAGACATCCAGGCGACGATATGAACTACATATTTATTGGTGGAGAAAGAGTTATTTACTATTCAGAGAGATTAATTGAGATTGAAGGTAACCATGTGCCAGGAGAGCTTATTACAGATATGTGGACGGATATATCTGTAGAAGGATTAGCAGCCGAAGGAGGGGTTGATTTTCCAAAAGGTAAAAAACCAGAAAAGTTGATTCAAAGATGTATTGAGCTAACGTCATCCATAGGAGATTATGTGCTTGATAGTTTTTTGGGATCTGGCACAACATCTGCTGTCGCTCATAAAATAAATCGTCGTTGGATTGGCATAGAGTTAGGAAGCCAAGCCAATACTCATTGTTTGCCACGTCTGAAGTCGGTAGTTAATGGCTCGGATCAAAGCGGAATTTCAAAAGCAGTAATTTGGAAGGGCGGTGGCGGGTTTAAATTTTATGAACTTGCGCCAAGTTTACTTCGCAAAGACCAGCATGGAAACTGGGTTATCGATGAAAAATACAACGCCAATATGTTGGCTGCCGCAATGTGCAAGCATGAGGGGTTTAAATTCTTTCCCGATGAAACCGTATATTGGAAACAAGGTAAATCTACAGAGACTGATCATATTTTTGTTACAACTTCTTTCGTAACTGTTGAGCAACTGGATAAAATTCATGAAGAAATGAAACGTGGCGAAAGCCTGCTCATATGCGCAAAGTCATTTGCTCCGCCCTGTAAAGATAGACATAATAACATTACAATCAAAAAGATTCCTCAGATGATTTTAGGAAGATGTGAATTCGGTAAAGATAACTACGATTTAAATATCATAAATATGTCTAAGGATAGCTCTAAAGAATCCGAGGATTGA
- a CDS encoding SNF2-related protein yields the protein MITDYHAKYFAYELTKRCASDSLEKLSSTLSNAQVDLNPHQIEAALFAFRSPLSKGAILADEVGLGKTIEAGIVLSQKWAERKRKILLIVPSSLRKQWNAELQEKFFLPSIILETKSFNRYIKDGNLNPFDQKDVIIISSYHFARAKASYLKQTKWDLVVIDEAHHLRNVYKSSNKIAREIKDALSEIPKVLLTATPLQNSLLELYGLTSVLDEHLFGDLKSFKAKYARVSREQDIYESELGLVEPKQEMFTELRNRLKPVCTRTLRRQVLEYIKYTKRIPLTQDYIPTEQEIELYNGMSEYLQRPRLFALPTSQRQLITLVLRKLLASSSFAIASTLDSLVYKLKRLIEEAEKQQATQEEGIPGLEQNFEEYDELSDEWNDNEEEDEEKADEKKKYTKEDIDLMKQEKIDLEKFRELAKKIWKNSKGEALLIALKKGFEMTAELGAQKKAVIFTESTVTQSYLLKLLSENGYEGKIVLFNGSNNDARSKEIYQEWIKKNKDTDKITGSKTADLRAALIEYFKNDAEIMIATEAGAEGVNLQFSSLVINYDLPWNPQRIEQRIGRCHRYGQKHDVVVINFVNRKNAADQRVYELLDQKFNLFKGVFGASDEILGSIESGVDFEKRIAAIYQTCRSEEEINSAFDSLQEEMDDSIKNNLRETRQKLLENFDAEVHEKLKVNIRESQAYLDIYEHWLWDTTRHYLGDAAEFSEHEYSFLLKRNPFPGESSIDSGPYKIGKNIEDAHIYRPGHPLAQRILGEVKKKELEDAEVVFDYSKNSTIISVLKPLIGRSGILKVSNYTLEALEAEDRVLVMALDDKDDVIPQDVAKKLFSLTAESIIAKNSISDDGNKKLDILEQESVDLITTRCAERNSEFFDSEVDKLDRWADDMKTALELELKKLDIDIKAAKTLAKKNVNLDEKLKAQRAVKDMEKKRNEMRKKLYEAQDEVDNRKEDLIARVESQLKQTTSLTTLFTIRWKVI from the coding sequence ATGATCACCGATTATCACGCTAAATATTTTGCATATGAATTAACAAAACGATGCGCTTCGGATAGCCTGGAAAAGCTTTCGTCCACGCTTTCTAACGCGCAAGTTGACCTTAATCCCCATCAAATCGAAGCTGCTCTTTTTGCTTTTCGCTCACCACTCTCAAAAGGCGCAATTCTGGCTGATGAGGTAGGTCTTGGTAAAACCATTGAAGCAGGAATCGTTCTGTCTCAGAAATGGGCAGAAAGAAAACGTAAGATATTACTTATTGTTCCATCGAGTTTACGTAAACAGTGGAATGCAGAACTCCAAGAGAAGTTTTTTCTACCATCGATAATATTAGAAACGAAATCCTTTAATCGATATATTAAGGATGGTAATCTTAACCCCTTTGATCAGAAAGACGTAATAATTATTAGTTCTTATCATTTTGCACGGGCAAAGGCGTCATATTTAAAACAGACTAAATGGGATCTTGTAGTTATCGATGAAGCGCATCATTTGCGTAATGTCTATAAAAGTAGCAACAAGATTGCAAGAGAGATAAAAGATGCATTGAGTGAAATACCAAAGGTCTTATTAACAGCTACTCCTCTCCAGAATTCGTTGCTTGAATTGTATGGTCTTACCAGCGTTCTTGATGAACATCTCTTTGGTGATTTGAAAAGTTTCAAAGCGAAATATGCTCGCGTTTCGCGTGAACAGGATATTTATGAGAGCGAATTAGGTTTAGTCGAACCCAAGCAGGAGATGTTTACAGAGCTTAGGAATCGTCTTAAACCGGTATGCACTCGTACATTACGTCGTCAGGTACTAGAGTATATAAAATATACAAAGCGTATTCCTCTGACACAGGACTATATTCCAACAGAGCAGGAAATCGAACTCTACAATGGTATGTCCGAATATCTGCAGCGCCCAAGACTCTTTGCATTACCTACAAGCCAGCGTCAATTAATTACACTTGTTTTGCGTAAACTCCTGGCCTCTTCGTCATTCGCTATTGCTAGCACTCTCGACAGCTTAGTTTATAAGCTTAAGAGGCTTATAGAAGAAGCTGAGAAGCAGCAAGCTACACAGGAAGAAGGTATCCCTGGGCTTGAACAAAACTTTGAGGAATATGACGAGCTATCGGATGAATGGAATGATAACGAAGAGGAGGATGAAGAGAAGGCCGATGAGAAAAAGAAATATACTAAAGAAGATATTGATTTAATGAAGCAGGAAAAGATCGATCTTGAGAAATTTCGTGAACTGGCTAAGAAGATATGGAAAAACTCAAAGGGGGAAGCCCTGCTTATTGCACTTAAAAAAGGTTTTGAGATGACGGCAGAGCTTGGGGCACAAAAGAAAGCCGTCATTTTTACAGAATCTACAGTTACCCAAAGTTATCTGTTAAAGTTGCTTTCGGAAAACGGATATGAAGGTAAGATAGTTTTATTCAATGGCTCTAATAATGATGCTCGTTCAAAAGAAATCTATCAGGAGTGGATTAAGAAGAACAAAGATACAGATAAAATTACGGGCTCTAAAACAGCGGATCTACGTGCGGCCCTAATAGAATACTTTAAAAATGATGCAGAAATAATGATTGCTACTGAAGCGGGTGCTGAGGGCGTTAATCTACAATTCAGCTCACTAGTTATTAATTATGATTTACCCTGGAACCCTCAAAGAATTGAGCAGCGCATTGGTCGCTGTCATCGATACGGCCAGAAGCACGATGTTGTGGTAATAAACTTTGTGAATCGAAAGAATGCAGCCGATCAACGTGTATATGAGCTATTGGATCAAAAGTTTAACTTATTCAAGGGTGTATTCGGTGCAAGCGATGAGATCCTCGGTAGTATAGAATCTGGGGTAGACTTTGAGAAACGGATCGCAGCTATCTACCAGACTTGTCGAAGTGAAGAAGAAATTAACTCTGCTTTTGATTCTCTTCAAGAAGAGATGGATGATAGTATAAAAAATAATCTTAGAGAAACACGCCAAAAACTTTTAGAAAACTTTGACGCAGAAGTTCATGAAAAACTCAAAGTCAATATTAGAGAAAGCCAGGCTTATCTGGACATTTACGAGCATTGGCTATGGGATACGACAAGACACTATCTTGGTGATGCTGCAGAGTTTTCAGAGCATGAATATTCTTTCTTACTTAAAAGGAACCCATTCCCTGGAGAAAGTAGCATAGATTCTGGCCCATACAAAATTGGGAAGAACATAGAAGATGCACATATATATCGCCCAGGGCATCCTTTGGCACAAAGAATACTTGGCGAGGTCAAAAAAAAAGAATTAGAAGATGCCGAAGTAGTTTTTGATTACTCCAAGAATTCAACTATAATATCAGTTCTGAAGCCTCTTATAGGAAGATCTGGAATTTTAAAAGTGAGCAATTATACTTTAGAGGCGCTTGAAGCAGAAGATAGGGTATTGGTAATGGCTTTAGATGATAAGGATGATGTAATTCCTCAGGATGTTGCAAAGAAGCTATTCTCTCTCACTGCTGAATCTATCATAGCTAAGAATAGCATTTCTGATGATGGAAATAAGAAATTAGATATACTTGAACAAGAATCTGTAGATCTTATCACTACGCGTTGTGCTGAGCGCAACAGTGAATTTTTTGACAGTGAAGTCGATAAGTTGGACAGGTGGGCAGATGATATGAAGACAGCCCTTGAATTGGAATTAAAAAAGTTGGATATCGATATCAAAGCTGCTAAGACATTGGCAAAGAAGAATGTGAATTTGGATGAAAAACTTAAAGCGCAACGCGCAGTCAAAGATATGGAAAAGAAGCGCAACGAGATGCGTAAAAAACTCTATGAAGCGCAAGATGAAGTCGATAATAGAAAAGAAGATTTGATTGCGCGTGTAGAGTCTCAGCTCAAACAAACAACGAGTTTAACCACGCTTTTTACAATTCGCTGGAAAGTAATATAA
- a CDS encoding helix-turn-helix domain-containing protein, giving the protein METFTVEDLAKYLKLHTFTVRRLAREGKIPSFKAGGQWRFRKDEIENWSRNNRSEGSK; this is encoded by the coding sequence ATGGAAACTTTTACCGTAGAAGATTTAGCGAAATATCTTAAACTGCATACATTCACTGTCCGGCGCCTAGCCAGAGAAGGGAAGATACCATCTTTCAAGGCTGGTGGGCAATGGCGGTTCCGCAAAGATGAGATAGAAAATTGGTCTCGAAATAACAGATCAGAAGGAAGTAAATGA
- the rdgB gene encoding RdgB/HAM1 family non-canonical purine NTP pyrophosphatase yields the protein MKRELIIATRNKKKLVELKKYLKGVKAEVRSLLDLKGAPRIVENGDTFRENAVKKAAAISKFTGGLVLADDSGLCVDILGGRPGVRSARFAGPGKRDPDNNLKLLKLLAKTPLRMRKARFICAIAIADRGRPVRVIEKDCRGLIAFSTRGAYGFGYDPLFLIPKHGKTFGELGPRVKDRMSHRSKALKEARKFLRRYI from the coding sequence GTGAAGCGCGAACTTATCATAGCGACCAGGAATAAGAAGAAACTGGTCGAATTGAAGAAGTACCTGAAGGGTGTTAAGGCGGAGGTCCGTTCGCTCCTCGATCTGAAAGGCGCGCCGCGGATAGTGGAGAACGGCGATACGTTCAGGGAGAATGCCGTCAAGAAGGCGGCGGCCATTTCGAAATTTACAGGCGGCCTTGTCCTGGCGGACGACTCCGGCCTCTGTGTAGATATTCTCGGGGGCAGACCGGGCGTAAGGTCAGCAAGGTTCGCGGGGCCGGGCAAGCGGGACCCGGACAATAATCTTAAGCTCTTGAAACTGCTGGCTAAGACGCCCCTCCGGATGCGTAAAGCGCGTTTCATCTGCGCCATAGCCATAGCGGACAGGGGCAGGCCGGTCAGGGTCATAGAGAAGGATTGCAGGGGCCTCATCGCCTTTTCGACGCGCGGCGCTTACGGGTTCGGATACGATCCGCTCTTCCTCATACCGAAGCACGGTAAGACGTTCGGTGAGCTGGGGCCGAGGGTGAAGGACAGGATGAGCCATCGCTCGAAGGCGCTTAAGGAAGCCCGGAAGTTCCTGAGGCGATATATTTAG
- a CDS encoding OmpA family protein → MRLRKLKYALVALAVLFICGDVCAFTFTKVDKEERKKQEIDDLQKRFEWWPTDAQPQPVKDEKRGGYWWMPRTPGTTRPWGNRGYIYVYKIIYDYKEEELPPAKASEPRPSLLIKKIIKNVKVYFDFDKAELRDDAVSVLEGAVASLRRNPETSILITGNCDIRGSEQYNEKLGRRRGDSVKKFMLDSGVPEKRVMIVSRGKLDAIAPVTDLAGMAKDRNAQFMIAEVEEVMIPAPSTQGEAEGAVPSQEAEQIPEGATQIEEGKYLIEKEEIVESEVKVSTKTYVTKKGDTLWKIAERELGEGRRWNTIYELNKDKIKNPNKLSAGKRLVIPVE, encoded by the coding sequence ATGAGATTACGAAAATTGAAGTATGCTTTGGTTGCTTTAGCGGTGCTCTTCATATGCGGAGACGTCTGCGCGTTCACGTTCACGAAAGTCGACAAGGAGGAGCGCAAAAAGCAGGAGATAGACGATCTCCAGAAGAGGTTCGAATGGTGGCCGACCGACGCCCAGCCGCAACCGGTGAAGGACGAGAAGCGCGGCGGATACTGGTGGATGCCGCGCACCCCGGGCACGACGAGACCGTGGGGTAACCGCGGTTATATTTACGTATATAAGATCATATACGATTACAAAGAGGAAGAGCTACCGCCGGCTAAGGCCTCGGAGCCGCGCCCGTCGCTCCTCATCAAGAAGATCATAAAGAACGTCAAGGTCTACTTCGATTTCGATAAGGCGGAACTTCGCGACGATGCCGTATCGGTGCTGGAAGGGGCCGTCGCCTCTTTGCGCCGGAACCCGGAGACGAGCATCCTGATCACCGGTAACTGCGATATCCGCGGATCCGAACAGTATAACGAGAAACTCGGCCGGCGCCGCGGCGACAGCGTAAAGAAGTTCATGCTCGACAGCGGTGTCCCGGAGAAGAGGGTGATGATCGTAAGCCGCGGTAAGCTCGATGCCATAGCGCCGGTGACGGACCTCGCCGGCATGGCAAAAGACAGGAATGCCCAGTTCATGATAGCAGAGGTGGAAGAGGTCATGATCCCTGCGCCGAGCACGCAGGGTGAGGCCGAAGGGGCCGTCCCGTCCCAGGAGGCGGAACAGATCCCCGAAGGTGCGACGCAGATCGAGGAAGGGAAGTATCTCATAGAAAAGGAAGAGATAGTCGAGTCGGAGGTCAAGGTCTCCACTAAGACGTACGTCACGAAGAAGGGCGATACGCTCTGGAAGATCGCAGAGAGGGAGCTCGGCGAGGGCAGAAGGTGGAATACAATATACGAGCTCAATAAGGATAAGATCAAGAACCCGAATAAGCTGAGCGCAGGGAAGAGGCTCGTTATTCCGGTCGAATAG
- a CDS encoding DUF2924 domain-containing protein, translating to MEKPIEAKIAAITKLNAYELQEAYKGLFKEPGEFSHNRRYLIRRIAYRLQELEYGSISEKAQKRIKELIAKYDPINNKVLRPDPEAANQNYSYRPFRDKRLPIPGSKIIRMYKGKKLEVKVLERGFEYEGKIYKSISAVTLVITGTNWNAFDFFKL from the coding sequence ATGGAAAAGCCAATAGAAGCCAAAATTGCAGCCATAACTAAGCTGAATGCCTACGAGCTGCAAGAGGCCTATAAGGGCCTCTTTAAGGAGCCGGGTGAGTTCTCGCATAACAGAAGATATCTGATCAGGCGGATAGCTTACAGGCTTCAGGAGCTCGAATATGGCAGCATATCAGAAAAGGCGCAAAAACGCATTAAGGAACTTATTGCTAAGTATGATCCCATTAATAATAAGGTTCTCCGGCCTGACCCAGAAGCCGCTAATCAGAACTATTCATACAGGCCATTTAGAGATAAAAGGCTACCTATCCCGGGAAGCAAAATCATAAGGATGTATAAGGGCAAAAAACTCGAGGTAAAAGTGCTTGAACGAGGCTTTGAGTATGAGGGTAAGATTTATAAGTCCATATCTGCCGTTACCTTGGTTATAACAGGTACAAATTGGAATGCGTTTGATTTCTTTAAACTATAA
- a CDS encoding recombinase family protein → MDDKLTQDKKPIPCAIYTRVSTNDGMEQEFTSLDAQREAAESYILSQKSEGLITLADHYDDAGFSGATTERPSLQKLIIDIKSGKIGCVVVYKVDRLSRSLLDFSKLLEFFDQNNVAFVSVTQHFNTNTSMGRLTLNILLSFAQFEREIISERTRDKMGAARKKGQWMGGRPALGYNLDKENHKIVINEAEARIIREMFDLYTKERSLLSVAMILNKRGYRTKQYLRKGKMSGGVPFKATSMQLMLRNMLYIGKINYKGKQVYQGQHEAIISEEVFNKVQTILDENRREKKVKPHKNIGLLSQIVRCKPCDSSMIYAYSTKNHKWKYFYYVCLNAQKRGYENCPSKTVNALRFENQIMLCLRQISDNRNIATGTWENLPFERQRETILALVKVVLYEAESKKVFITLQSSTKIYEFNVDLATSLVRETPKAVAILKEPKLRQFLILAYQIQGLLEDGKAKDLKQVADWLNITHTKMYLLLNMLMLAPSIQEEILFSDNNIIQLIPEYKMNEITREISWNKQKKMWQTLTAGLA, encoded by the coding sequence ATGGATGACAAATTAACACAAGATAAGAAGCCTATCCCCTGCGCCATCTATACGCGTGTTTCTACGAATGACGGCATGGAGCAGGAATTCACCTCGCTTGACGCGCAGCGCGAGGCAGCAGAAAGCTATATACTAAGCCAAAAATCCGAAGGATTGATCACGTTAGCTGATCACTATGACGATGCAGGGTTTTCAGGCGCAACTACTGAACGTCCTTCGCTGCAAAAACTGATAATAGACATCAAGTCTGGGAAAATAGGATGCGTGGTGGTCTACAAAGTAGACAGACTATCGCGCTCATTGCTCGATTTTAGTAAGCTGCTGGAATTTTTTGATCAAAATAACGTAGCCTTCGTATCCGTAACGCAGCATTTTAACACAAATACGTCAATGGGACGACTTACGCTCAATATTCTGCTCTCTTTCGCACAGTTCGAGCGTGAGATCATATCCGAGCGCACACGCGACAAAATGGGCGCTGCGCGCAAGAAAGGCCAGTGGATGGGCGGTAGGCCAGCCTTAGGCTATAACCTCGATAAGGAAAATCATAAGATCGTAATCAATGAGGCTGAGGCTCGAATTATCCGAGAAATGTTTGACCTTTATACCAAGGAACGCTCCCTCCTTTCCGTAGCCATGATCCTCAACAAAAGGGGTTATCGAACCAAACAATACCTAAGGAAGGGTAAGATGTCAGGCGGTGTTCCATTTAAGGCTACGAGCATGCAGCTAATGCTGCGTAATATGCTCTATATCGGCAAGATTAACTACAAAGGCAAGCAGGTGTACCAGGGACAGCATGAAGCGATAATCAGCGAAGAAGTCTTTAATAAGGTCCAAACTATTTTGGACGAGAATAGACGCGAGAAAAAAGTAAAACCGCATAAAAACATCGGCCTATTAAGCCAAATAGTCCGCTGCAAGCCATGCGATAGCTCTATGATATACGCATACTCTACCAAAAATCATAAATGGAAATACTTTTACTACGTTTGTTTAAACGCGCAAAAGCGAGGCTATGAGAATTGCCCTTCAAAGACCGTTAACGCATTAAGATTCGAGAATCAGATCATGCTGTGTCTGCGCCAGATCTCCGACAACAGAAACATAGCTACAGGAACGTGGGAGAACCTGCCATTTGAGAGGCAACGTGAAACGATTCTCGCCTTAGTAAAAGTTGTACTTTATGAAGCCGAGAGTAAAAAGGTCTTTATAACACTGCAAAGCTCTACTAAAATTTACGAATTCAATGTAGATTTGGCAACAAGCCTTGTACGTGAGACACCTAAAGCTGTGGCGATCCTAAAGGAGCCTAAGCTGCGCCAATTTTTAATATTAGCGTATCAAATACAAGGATTACTTGAAGACGGCAAGGCTAAAGATTTAAAACAGGTGGCTGATTGGCTCAATATAACGCACACTAAAATGTATCTTCTTCTAAATATGCTGATGCTCGCGCCTAGCATACAGGAAGAGATTCTCTTTTCAGATAATAACATCATCCAACTGATCCCCGAATACAAAATGAATGAGATCACCAGAGAAATATCCTGGAATAAGCAGAAAAAGATGTGGCAGACATTAACCGCAGGGCTCGCCTAA